The Desulfobacterales bacterium DNA window AAGATATGTCGCTGAATAATGCCGGAAGGTGTGCGGGCCCCTGCCGTCTTTCGAATCTTTGATTCCGATATCGACCAACATGTCGGTGATAATTTTCTTGATGTGCTGCGGAGACGGGAAAACCTTTCGGGCCTGATGGTCAAAAATAATGACGTTGGTGGCCCGTAAAAGTTTTTCGAAGCTACGTTTCGTGTCGTCTGAATAAAATACTGGCCGCGGCTCCGTTTTTGAATCGGTGAGCCACACCGTCTTTTTGGTCATGGCCACGTCCTTGAATCGGACGTTGGCAATCTCCCGGACCCGGGCGCCGGTCTCAATCATAAGCCTGACAATCAAGTGGTTCCGGATATGGAACTCCGGCCATCGGTATCCAAGGCACTGCCTGATTTCGTCTTCGGTGAACCACCGGTTCATCGACTTGAGCTTGTGCGCTTTTTTTTCGGCATTGGGTATCCGGTAGGTGTATTCGATCGGGTGGCCGATGGACCGCATGGCGATCTTGATGATCGTTATGTATTGCTGGATCGTTTTCCCAGATTTGCCAAGGCCGGCCATGTGCTGTGTGTAATCGTTCAGCAGGTCTGCCGTTATGCTGGGTTCAGGTCGGTTCCCCGCACGGCCTGAAATGAAGGAAGTCAGGCTATTGATTGCGTGGCGGTAAGTGTCTGCTGTTGCGCGGGCAAGTGATTTGCAATGAGGTGATGAAAGGAACGACTTAATATCGATGTCTGCGGTCATGGGTAAACCTCCTCTTGTTTTCTTTCAAGATTCATTTCGAGAACGTCGCTATTGAACCCTTCGGATAGGACCTCGCATATTCCATGGATGGCCAACAGTCGAAAAGCCAACCACTTGGCCAGGGCGGCGCTTATTGCCGCTGCAATGAAACAACAAAAATCGGTCCGTGCCGAGCATGCCCAGAGTGAGCTTCTGAAATTTTATAGCCCAAAATAAGATTATCAGCTTCCGGTGAAATGGCACCGGGCTCTGCTGGGGAGCAACCCGACAAGGGATAGCCGGTTGAGGTGGCATCATGCCAATGAGGGGAGACTGTATTTGCCGATGAGCCCCCTCTCTTTTTGATATGATGCTTCTTGGTATGCCCTAAAAAAACCCAATCAAATCAGCCGGAGTGCAGCGACTCCTATCAAATAATCTGAAAATTCCGAAACCGTTTCAATTTAAACAGAAAATTCATACTCAAATAATTTTAAAATCAACAATGGTGTGGGTACCAATCAGATAAAAAAATGACAAAAAATGGATTTGCGGGCGATAAACCAAAAAACCGTCCAAAATTTTTGCTTCGGATGGATTAAGCGGAAATTATCCTATACGCCACTTAAACTGAAATCTAACCTCCTCCAAATTTCCCTCCCGCTCGTGCTCGATATTGAACGCTGCATCTGAAGGCACCATAACCATTTCCCCGGCGATCTGGATTCTGAACTGTTTCCTTTGTTCGATGCAGTCCGCCAGTCGACGGAGTTTTCCCACCATCTGGCTGGTAGTATGGCCTTGTTCGATATCCCTGTCTTTTTCTGCCTTTGGCATAAGGTCTCCTGATGAAATTTACTTTGTTGTGGATTTTAGTGACTGGTAGCCCTTGTAGTTCCGCTGAAAAGCTGTGAACCGGCTTACAGTCTTGATTGAAACAGGGGCAAAATATCCATGAATAGCAACCTAAAATTACCCCTTGTGGCAATGTAACATTAACAGGCAAAGTCGGCCCCGGGCTGGGTGAATCATACCGAATAGAGTCTTCACATTTAAAAAGGTGGCGGACTAGTGATGGGTTTGGCAACTGTTCTGCAATTCAGAGGGTGGATTGAGCGAAAATCGGTTATACATCATATTGTGGATACTGGGTCTATGTTTGCCACCCCAATTAAAATAACCCTGCATACCCATCTCAGTGACTCCATCTGGGTTTTAATTTTCAACCACGGGCGATCTGATCGACCCTCGGAGTCCAGATTATAAAAATGATAATATTAACCCGGCACCTTAATAGACGACCTATGCTGCATAAGCAATTTTCGGCTGCTTAAAGTATCTGGCTACTCAGTATGAAATTTTTTGCAGCATTCTTAAATGGGATACGGCCTTTTTCTTTAGGTGATCTTGTATTCCTTGCCGGAGTTCCTGAATGAACCCCGGCTTGCAGGTCGCAATTGAGATACTCATCCGGATTTAGCTCAGGGGAATAGGACGGGAGAAAGAAAACCTCAATTTGTGACTTATGTTCTTCGAGCCAATCTTTTACTATGTAACTGTGATGGACCTTAAGATTG harbors:
- a CDS encoding tyrosine-type recombinase/integrase, yielding MTADIDIKSFLSSPHCKSLARATADTYRHAINSLTSFISGRAGNRPEPSITADLLNDYTQHMAGLGKSGKTIQQYITIIKIAMRSIGHPIEYTYRIPNAEKKAHKLKSMNRWFTEDEIRQCLGYRWPEFHIRNHLIVRLMIETGARVREIANVRFKDVAMTKKTVWLTDSKTEPRPVFYSDDTKRSFEKLLRATNVIIFDHQARKVFPSPQHIKKIITDMLVDIGIKDSKDGRGPHTFRHYSATYLHYVGGMSLADIGRLFGDKPEMIRDRYLHPTPEMMQAKMEKAMNW
- a CDS encoding amphi-Trp domain-containing protein, with translation MPKAEKDRDIEQGHTTSQMVGKLRRLADCIEQRKQFRIQIAGEMVMVPSDAAFNIEHEREGNLEEVRFQFKWRIG
- a CDS encoding transposase, with the translated sequence MISTVTIQGKVRFMVYKDKMNSDIMIKFMERLIKGPEQKLFLILDNLKVHHSYIVKDWLEEHKSQIEVFFLPSYSPELNPDEYLNCDLQAGVHSGTPARNTRSPKEKGRIPFKNAAKNFILSSQIL